The DNA segment CTTATGTTTAAGAATAATGCTGCCTTGATCCAATTGGACAGGGACAGAAAGAATTGAATCAAGTTGAAGCTTGTTAACCATACAAGTATTTTTGACTTGCTCACACCTTTCTTTCTTTAGGCAGAGAAGGTTTTTTTGCGTATATGCAGAAAGGGGAAGTGTGATGAAAACAACAGCAGACTTTAAGAAAAGAAAACGTGAAAACGAACCGATCACCATGGTCACAGCCTATGATGCACCTTCTGCGAAATTCGCAGAAACAGCAGGAATTGATGCTATTTTAGTAGGAGACTCTTTAGGTATGGTTGTTCTAGGATATACTTCTACGATTCCAGTGACGATGGACGATATGGTAATGCATACAAAGGCAGTTAAACGTGGGGCTTCGTCAACGTTTATAGTTGCAGACTTACCTCATTTAAGCTATCACGGAAGCATTGATTTAACACTAGCTAATGTGCGCCGCCTTGTTCAAGAGGCAGGAGCTGATGCTGTGAAGCTTGAAGGAGGAGCAACCGTTATAAATGAAATCCGTGCATTAACAGACGCGGGAGTCCCGGTCATGGCACATCTTGGCTTAACTCCTCAATCAGTTGCTGTGATGGGTGGGTATCGTATTCAGGGAAAAGATCGAAAAAGCGCCGAAGCCTTGTTAAAGGATGCATTGGCTGTTGAAAAAGCTGGTGCATTTAGTCTCGTTCTTGAGTGTGTACCTACAGAGGTAGCAGCACTCATTTCAGAAAGACTTTCTATACCTGTTATTGGAATAGGTGCAGGTCCTAAAACTGATGGTCAGGTTCTGGTGTATCACGATCTGATTGGATATGGCGATGTACATGTTCCGAAATTTGTAAAGGCCTATTTAAACGTGAGTGAATCCATTGTAGCAGCATTAAAAGAGTATCATGATGAAGTGAAGCAAGGTGCATTCCCGTCAGCTGAACATAGTTTTACGGTAAGTGAAGACGTCATCTCCGGCTTATACGGAGGAGGTCATGATGAAGATCATTAAAACAGTACAATCATTACGAAGCGAGATCCATTCAGTGAGAACTGATGACAAAAGTGTAGGATTTGTTCCGACGATGGGAGCATTGCACGAAGGTCATCTCTCGCTCATTCACCAGGCACGCGAGAATCATGATGTAGTGGTTGTTAGTATTTTTGTGAATCCATTACAGTTTGGTGAAGGAGAGGATTTTGAATCGTATCCTCGTAATCTTGAGCGTGATCAACAACTATGCTCCGAAGCGGGCGTTGATTTTCTCTTTTATCCATCTGTTAAAGAGATGTACCCAACAGAAGCTTCTGTACAAATTAAAGTGGTTCAGGGTGTCGATGTGCTGTGCGGTAAAAGTAGACCAGGACACTTTGACGGGGTAGCAACCGTTGTCTTAAAATTACTCCATATGGTTGAACCGGATGCTGCCTATTTTGGACAGAAGGATGCTCAACAGGTGGCGGTTATCAAACAAATGGTTCAAACCTTGTCCATGTCTACTCAAATTATGGCTTGTCCAACTGTTCGTGAAGAGGATGGTCTCGCAAAGAGCTCAAGAAATGTAAACTTAAATGAGAGCGAGCGAAATCTTGCTCCTGCCCTATATACAACTCTTAAACAGGCGAGTGAGTTAGCGAAGTCAGGTTACAGCAGGACTGATTTAATAAGGTATGTAATTGAAGATCTTAATCAACTTGAACTAGGATCCATTGATTATGTTGATGTATTAACGTATCCAGAACTTGCGGCAAGCGAAAAGTTAACGGGAACGATCATAATCGCTGTTGCTTATCAATTTAGCCGAGCGCGGTTAATTGATCACATCTTAGTTGAGTTATAAAGGAGACGAACCAAATGTTTGTTACAATGATGAAATCAAAGATTCATCGTGCCACCGTTACTGAATCTGATTTGAATTATGTTGGAAGTATCACAATTGATGAAGAAATTATGAAGGCTGTAAACGTTCTGGAGAATGAAAAGGTCCAGATTGTGAATAACAATAACGGAGCCAGATTTGAAACGTATGTAATTAAAGGGGAACCAGGCAGCGGACAGATGTGTGTGAACGGGGCTGCTGCAAGGTTAGTTCAACCCGGTGATACAATCATTGTCATTGCTTATGCGATGATGGATGCTAAGGAAGCTGCTGATTTCAAACCAAATGTCGCAATTATGAACGAAGACAATACAGTTAAACAATTGCTTGGTACAGAACCAGCTTATACCGTCTTATAAAGCGCATAAAACCCTTCTCCCGATGCAAACTGAGTAAAACAAGAGGAGAGGGGTTTTCTTATGGATAAATGGATGACCGATTGGCAGGATGCCTACAAAGAAATTTGTACCTTGATTGAAAAAGGTGAAACGAACCATGTATGGATTGAACTAGATAAATTAGAGCAAAAGTCGGCAAAGGTATTGGACTTGTGGTCAGTCATGGATGAAAAACTTGCGCTTATTAAAGAACAGTTAGCACTTGAACCAAGTTCTGAAGGATATCAGTCCATGGGTACGGTTTATCTTGAGCAGAATCAATTAAAACGAGCCGTATTATCATTAGAACAAGAGCAGGCAGAAGGATTAAATGAAGAGTGGAGACGTTTGTTTCTTGCTTATGCTCATTTAATGAATGGTTCTTCGAACAAAACGATTGAACAGTTTATGTATTTGATTCAATCAGCCAAGGATGAGAGTGTTCGTCATTTTAGTTTTGCGGGATTAGGATGCTATTACACAGTTAATGATCAGGTTGACCGTGCCGCGGGGTTGTTTGAGCAGGCAAAATCACTCACTCCTACTTCTGATGTCGTGTATAATTTAGGTGTATGTTATTATTTAATAGGTGCATTGGATGCCTCAGCAGAACACTTTGAACAATATACGAAGCACGTAAAGCAAGATGCTGAAGCTCTATGCTTTCATGGATTGGTTCGTGCTCGTTTAAGTCAATATGAACATGCCAAACAGTTGTGGGAAAGTGCGCTCAGCATGTACACCACATCGGAGGAAATCATTCGACTTGCGTTAATGAGTGAGTGGTACGGTTTCTTTGAGATCGCAATTAAATGCTATCAGAAGGCGATTGACTTAGGGGCAAAAGAAGCGTTTGCATTACATGGGCTTGCGTGGAACTTGGCATTAAATGATCAGCTCAGGTTAGCCTGGCCAATTTTTGAACGACTTTTAAAGGAACATCCCAATGACCCGCATGTAAGAAGATCCTTACAGCATCTTGGCAAATTAGCTGAAGAAAAGAAACAGTTTTAATTGAGATGTGTACGGTAAGATAGAGGTGTAAAGATGAGTAAGCAATATGTGGTACTTGATCTAGAAACAACAGGTCATTCTCCGAATAGAGGAGATCGGATCATTCAGATTGGTGCAGTGAAAATAATAAACGATCAAATCGTGGACAGGTATATGACACTTGTGAATCCTGAACAATCAATCAGTCCATTTATTCAAGAACTAACAGGGATCAGTGATGAGGATGTGTATGATGCTCCTTTATTTCGAGATGTAGCCTCTGACCTTCTTGATTTTATGAAGGATTGTTCATTTGTAGCTCATAATGTGCAATTTGATTGGGGTTTTCTTTCTGCTCAATTAAAGCTAGAGGGATATGTGGTTCCGAATGTGCCGATTTACGATACAGTTGAGCTTGCCCGCATCCTTCTGCCAAAAGAAGAGAGTTACAAGCTAGGTATGCTTGCTGATGGAATGGGATTCACGCATGATCGCCCACATCAGGCGGATAGTGATGCAGAGGCAACAGCGATGATTTTTCTTCATATTCTTAATAAGTTACGACAATTACCTTTACTAACGCTACAGCAATTATTGCCTTTAAGTAAGCGATATAAAAGTCACATTGAGTCAACGATCCAAGAGATGATTGCAGAGAAGTTAAAGGTAGGAACCACTGGAGAAAAAGAGTTCGATTGTTTTCGTGGGCTTGCCTTAAAAAAACAGTCAGAACAAATGATAGAAGAAACTCAAGATGATAACGAGGAAATTCAACAGTTTCGAGAAGCCCTTTTTACAGAGCAAGAGTCACTTCAACATGTGTTTGAGCACTATGAGCAACGCCCAGGACAAAAAGAAATGATTCAAACAGTTTATCAATCATTTAAAGATAACACTCATGCGATGATTGAAGCAGGAACCGGTACTGGGAAAAGCTTAGGTTATCTCATTCCTGCTGCCATCCACTCATTAGAGGATCAAAAGCCTGTTATTATTAGTACTCAAACCATTCCATTACAGGACCAATTATTATCTAGAGATGTTCCGCTCTTAAAGCAACTACTTCCATTCCCAATTCGAGTAGCCTTATTAAAGGGGCGAAGTCATTATTTAGATTTGCGTAAATTCGAATTAAGCTTAGAGTCTACTCAAGAGTGTTCGTATGATGTGATCCTCATGAAATCACAAATCTTAATATGGTTAACAGAAACGGAGTCTGGTGATGTTGAGGAATTAAACATTCCATCAGGTGGTAGGAGTTTTTGGTTTGAGATCCAAAGCGATGCAGCTTCTGATTTAGGAAGGTTTAGTCCATGGTTCTCAAGATGCTTTTATCATCGTGCTAGAAGACAAGCTCATGATGCTCATGTGATTATTACAAATCATTCATTACTCCTTACTGATGTTGTTCATAAGCAATCCTTGCTTCCATCATATAGTCATGTTGTTTTAGATGAAGCTCATCATTTAGAGGACACGGCTAGCGAGCGTTTAGGACTCAGAACAGATTACCTTTCATTTGCATTTCTGATGCAACGATTAGGTGATACAAGTGAGGACGGTATGCTCGTAAAGATGGCGGAACTTGCGAAGAAAGCAGGCGTACAGTCCGATATTTGGTTGGAATCTGCTGTTGAGTTAGGTGAAACAAAAGAAGAGTTGGATGATTTGTTTCGAATGATCCATGCTTATGCGCTAAAAGCGAAGAAAAAAGCTTCGTCAGACACAGGACGAACTCGTTATACGTATAAATCCTTTAATGAGGCTGGAGAACTTTGGTCAGCGATTTTAGAGATTACGATGCGGGTGCATTCATCTTTGTCCCATGTTTGTCTGCAACTAGAATCCATCTCACGCAGTATTGACGCAAACGATGAAACATTCACGTACCGTGAACGTGCACTTTGGTCAGATGGTATGCGTTTGATCGCTTCGCTTTTGGAGGAAGATGAGCAGCTGTATGAGCTTCTACTTGAGTATGATCCAAACCAAGTGTATTGGATTGAAGCAGAGCCAAAGGGTGCAAGAAACGCGACGTTTCTTTATAGTAAGCCAATCGACGTATCGGAGCGCTTAGCGGATGATTTATTTGGACGAAAGAAGAGTGTGATATTAACTTCCGCTACATTAACGGTAAACGGGTCATTTAATTATCAAAAGAACCGGCTTGGCTTACAGGATTTTGGTATTGAGACCTCATTAATTGAATCTCCATTTTCATATGTTAATCAAGCCAAGGTTCTTATTCCTTCTGACCTGCCAGCGATTAAGGATGTAACGGAAGAAGAATTTGCGGTGGAAGTTGCGATTAAGATCTGGCGAATTGCTGAAGCAAGTAAAAGTAAGCTAATGGTTTTATTTACCTCTTATGAGATGCTACGAACAGTCTATCAACATGTGAAAGACTTTAATGAACATGAAAGCTTTCAACTAGTTGGTCAAGGAATGACAAGTGGTAGCAGGTCTAAGCTCATGAAACTATTTAAACAATCAGATGTAGGTATTCTGTTTGGCACAAGCAGTTTCTGGGAGGGCATTGATTTGCCAGGTGATGAGTTAAAACACGTTATCATTGTTCGCTTGCCTTTTTCACCCCCTGATGAGCCGTTACTAAAGGCACAGCTTGAACAGGCAAAAGAGCTTGGTAAAAATCCTTTTATGGATGTTTCACTGCCACAAGCTATTATTCGGTTTAAGCAAGGGTTTGGTCGCTTGATTCGGACTCAACATGATAAGGGCTGTGTGTTTATTTTTGATCGAAGAATCACAACAACTAGGTATGGCTCTTTGTTTATTAATTCCTTACCAAACGTCCCAGTACATGAAGGCAAATTAGAGGATTTACTAGAAGAACATCAATCGTATCTATAAGCATCAAATAAAGGTGGCATGGTAATGAATACCCTATTAACAAATGCACGTATTGCGACGATGAATGACTCATTTCAAACGATTGAATCGGGTTATGTATTAATCTCTGATAAAACATTCAAACAAATTGGCGAAGGTCAGCCACCTGAAGAGGTATTGCAACAAGCAGATGTTACAACAGATTTAAACGGGAAGTGGGTCGTACCTGGGCTTTATAATACGCATGGACATGCAGCGATGACATTGATGCGTGGCTATGAGGATGATCTTCCTTTAGACAGGTGGCTAAAGGAACGAATTTGGCCTTTTGAAGGAAAACTGTCAAAAGAAGCTGTGGCTGCTGGACGAGACTTAGCCATGGTTGAAATGATCAAGTCTGGAACAATTGGCTTCTTAGAAATGTATCATCTAAACATGGATGATTTTGCAGCTAGAATTGAACAGGTTGGAATGAGAGCCTTACTAACACGTTCTGTGATTGGATTATGCCCTAGAGAAGAACAGGATGCAAAATTAAACGAGTCAGCCAATTTTGCAGCAAGTTGGGACGGCGCGGCACAAAATCGGATTCACACGATGCTTGCTCCGCACGCACCATATACTTGTCCAATCGATTATATCGAGCGTATCGTGGACAAGGCACGTGACCTTTCTTTGCCTGTACATATGCATTTGGCTGAAACACAAAAAGAAGTGGATGATTATTATACTTCGTTTGGGAAGCATCCATTAGATCACTTGGCAGAATATAAGTTACTTGAAGATACGGAGTGGCTCTTCGCGCACGCTGTTCACTTAGATTCGCCGCAAATAGCTTTACTTGCCCAGTCCAAATCGAGTATAAGTCATAACCCAATGAGCAATTTAAAGCTTGGATCTGGTATCGCTCCAGTCATAGACTTTTTAGAGGCAGGGATCCCTATCTCAATCGGTACAGACGGGGTATCTGCTAATAATAACCTGGATATGTGGCAAGAATTACGCACTGCTGTCCTACTACAAAAAGGACTGGTTCAGAGGGCGGATGCTATCTCAACACAGCAGGCGCTTCGAATGGTTATGAGTGAAGGTGCTAGTGCACTCCAAACGGGTCAAAAAGGGATGATTCAGGTTGGTGAAGAAGCAGACTTTATCGTGATTGATCACACGTCACCACATCTTCAGCCCGAAGCTCAATTACATTCGCATCTTGTTTACGCGGCAGTAGGCTCAGATGTGAGCGATGTCTATGTACAAGGACAGTGTTTAATGAAAAATCGTGAATTGCTTACATTAGATGAAGAGAAGGTTCGCTACGAGGTAAACAACCAATATCTATCAACGGTTCGTTCATTATAAAAGGGCGCGCATTACTCAAGTAACGCGCACCCGCCTGAGGTATGGGTGAAGGTTTTTAGATTGGTTCAGCCATTATGGTTTAATTGTTTGATGATCAGTCTGAAAATAAGAGTACGGAAACTCCGTTTGACGGATAGTCACTGGCCATATCGTCTCAAGCGTTTCACCTTGACGACTTAAGAGTGACATGGAATGTTTGTTTAGCTGATACCAATCGGCTGTTTGCAGGCCGCCTTTGCCTTGATCCATACTCGCGCCCCCCTTCACTGGCGTACACTTAGTATGGGTTAACTCTCAAGAGATATAACAGGCAATACCTGCATTGTATAGAATGAAATGTCCACATTTAGGAGGAAAAAGTATGGGTTCAAAGAAAGAAGTCCTATCAACAGTTAAGATTCAAAAAGCTCCAGACGTCTATAAGATGGTCGATTCATTAAATCGAACGTTAAAGGATCGCGATTTGCTTTTCGGTCTCGCATTAGATGAGGAGAACGAAGAGAAAATGGTGTTCACGATTTATAAAACGTAATGGAGGCAGCATCATGAAAAAATGGATCATCACGAGTTCTGTAGGACTGGTAATTGTTGTCTTAGCACTTTTTATATACGCATATACAACTGTTCGGGGACCGCTTGCAGATGGGTATGACATGGCCCGTGAAAAGGTTATAAATGAAGAAGTGCTTGAGTCTGTTCGTGACGTATCCTATTATCACGGGGAAGATGCTTTTTATGTGATATATGGAACCGATACGGATGGAGATGATGCGATCGCTTGGGTACCTCAGGATGAAGAAAATGACACGGTCTCTGTCTTTAAAGAAGCAGACGGTATTTCGGCAGAAGACGCACAAAACCTAACCGAATCTGCAGTCAATCCGTCTAAAATTCAGTCCATTAAATTAGGAAAAGAAGGCAATACTCCTCTATATGAAGTAAAATATCGTACAGAATCAAATCAGCAAGGGTATTACTATGTAGCCTTTCAAGATGGTTCATTTATTAAACGGTTTAGTTTAAATAATGACTAACACTTGAATGTCGAACGTAGTCAACTTATAGTAAAAGAGGATACTGAGAGGAGAGGGAATCATGAAATTAGCAAAACGAGTAGACGCACTAACACCATCAAGCACTTTAGCCATCACAGCCAAAGCAAAAGAATTAAAAGCGCAAGGCCATGATGTGATTGGACTTGGGGCTGGAGAGCCAGATTTTAATACTCCACAATACATTATAGACGCGGCTATTAAATCGATGGAAGAGGGTCATACAAAGTATACCCCTGCTGCCGGTCTTCCTTCTTTAAAAAAAGCGGTTATCGATAAATTGAAACAGGATCAGCAGCTTGATTATGCGCCTGAACAGATTTTTGTGGGAACAGGTGCCAAGCATGTTTTGTATACATTGTTTCAAGCCCTACTAGATGAGGGAGATGAAGTAATCATTCCAACTCCTTATTGGGTAAGCTATCCGGAACAAGTGAAATTGGCTTTTGGTGAACCCGTTTATGTGACAGGACATGAAGAATCTGGATTTAAGCTAACACCAGAACAGTTGGACGCAGCGATCACATCAAAAACACGAGCGTTGATTTTAAACTCACCTAGTAATCCAACAGGAGCGATGTATTCTAAAGAGGAACT comes from the Alkalihalobacillus sp. FSL W8-0930 genome and includes:
- the dinG gene encoding ATP-dependent DNA helicase DinG, yielding MSKQYVVLDLETTGHSPNRGDRIIQIGAVKIINDQIVDRYMTLVNPEQSISPFIQELTGISDEDVYDAPLFRDVASDLLDFMKDCSFVAHNVQFDWGFLSAQLKLEGYVVPNVPIYDTVELARILLPKEESYKLGMLADGMGFTHDRPHQADSDAEATAMIFLHILNKLRQLPLLTLQQLLPLSKRYKSHIESTIQEMIAEKLKVGTTGEKEFDCFRGLALKKQSEQMIEETQDDNEEIQQFREALFTEQESLQHVFEHYEQRPGQKEMIQTVYQSFKDNTHAMIEAGTGTGKSLGYLIPAAIHSLEDQKPVIISTQTIPLQDQLLSRDVPLLKQLLPFPIRVALLKGRSHYLDLRKFELSLESTQECSYDVILMKSQILIWLTETESGDVEELNIPSGGRSFWFEIQSDAASDLGRFSPWFSRCFYHRARRQAHDAHVIITNHSLLLTDVVHKQSLLPSYSHVVLDEAHHLEDTASERLGLRTDYLSFAFLMQRLGDTSEDGMLVKMAELAKKAGVQSDIWLESAVELGETKEELDDLFRMIHAYALKAKKKASSDTGRTRYTYKSFNEAGELWSAILEITMRVHSSLSHVCLQLESISRSIDANDETFTYRERALWSDGMRLIASLLEEDEQLYELLLEYDPNQVYWIEAEPKGARNATFLYSKPIDVSERLADDLFGRKKSVILTSATLTVNGSFNYQKNRLGLQDFGIETSLIESPFSYVNQAKVLIPSDLPAIKDVTEEEFAVEVAIKIWRIAEASKSKLMVLFTSYEMLRTVYQHVKDFNEHESFQLVGQGMTSGSRSKLMKLFKQSDVGILFGTSSFWEGIDLPGDELKHVIIVRLPFSPPDEPLLKAQLEQAKELGKNPFMDVSLPQAIIRFKQGFGRLIRTQHDKGCVFIFDRRITTTRYGSLFINSLPNVPVHEGKLEDLLEEHQSYL
- a CDS encoding tetratricopeptide repeat protein; amino-acid sequence: MDKWMTDWQDAYKEICTLIEKGETNHVWIELDKLEQKSAKVLDLWSVMDEKLALIKEQLALEPSSEGYQSMGTVYLEQNQLKRAVLSLEQEQAEGLNEEWRRLFLAYAHLMNGSSNKTIEQFMYLIQSAKDESVRHFSFAGLGCYYTVNDQVDRAAGLFEQAKSLTPTSDVVYNLGVCYYLIGALDASAEHFEQYTKHVKQDAEALCFHGLVRARLSQYEHAKQLWESALSMYTTSEEIIRLALMSEWYGFFEIAIKCYQKAIDLGAKEAFALHGLAWNLALNDQLRLAWPIFERLLKEHPNDPHVRRSLQHLGKLAEEKKQF
- the panB gene encoding 3-methyl-2-oxobutanoate hydroxymethyltransferase, which gives rise to MKTTADFKKRKRENEPITMVTAYDAPSAKFAETAGIDAILVGDSLGMVVLGYTSTIPVTMDDMVMHTKAVKRGASSTFIVADLPHLSYHGSIDLTLANVRRLVQEAGADAVKLEGGATVINEIRALTDAGVPVMAHLGLTPQSVAVMGGYRIQGKDRKSAEALLKDALAVEKAGAFSLVLECVPTEVAALISERLSIPVIGIGAGPKTDGQVLVYHDLIGYGDVHVPKFVKAYLNVSESIVAALKEYHDEVKQGAFPSAEHSFTVSEDVISGLYGGGHDEDH
- the panD gene encoding aspartate 1-decarboxylase, which translates into the protein MFVTMMKSKIHRATVTESDLNYVGSITIDEEIMKAVNVLENEKVQIVNNNNGARFETYVIKGEPGSGQMCVNGAAARLVQPGDTIIVIAYAMMDAKEAADFKPNVAIMNEDNTVKQLLGTEPAYTVL
- the panC gene encoding pantoate--beta-alanine ligase yields the protein MKIIKTVQSLRSEIHSVRTDDKSVGFVPTMGALHEGHLSLIHQARENHDVVVVSIFVNPLQFGEGEDFESYPRNLERDQQLCSEAGVDFLFYPSVKEMYPTEASVQIKVVQGVDVLCGKSRPGHFDGVATVVLKLLHMVEPDAAYFGQKDAQQVAVIKQMVQTLSMSTQIMACPTVREEDGLAKSSRNVNLNESERNLAPALYTTLKQASELAKSGYSRTDLIRYVIEDLNQLELGSIDYVDVLTYPELAASEKLTGTIIIAVAYQFSRARLIDHILVEL
- a CDS encoding amidohydrolase codes for the protein MNTLLTNARIATMNDSFQTIESGYVLISDKTFKQIGEGQPPEEVLQQADVTTDLNGKWVVPGLYNTHGHAAMTLMRGYEDDLPLDRWLKERIWPFEGKLSKEAVAAGRDLAMVEMIKSGTIGFLEMYHLNMDDFAARIEQVGMRALLTRSVIGLCPREEQDAKLNESANFAASWDGAAQNRIHTMLAPHAPYTCPIDYIERIVDKARDLSLPVHMHLAETQKEVDDYYTSFGKHPLDHLAEYKLLEDTEWLFAHAVHLDSPQIALLAQSKSSISHNPMSNLKLGSGIAPVIDFLEAGIPISIGTDGVSANNNLDMWQELRTAVLLQKGLVQRADAISTQQALRMVMSEGASALQTGQKGMIQVGEEADFIVIDHTSPHLQPEAQLHSHLVYAAVGSDVSDVYVQGQCLMKNRELLTLDEEKVRYEVNNQYLSTVRSL
- a CDS encoding YpmA family protein, with protein sequence MGSKKEVLSTVKIQKAPDVYKMVDSLNRTLKDRDLLFGLALDEENEEKMVFTIYKT
- a CDS encoding DUF5590 domain-containing protein — translated: MKKWIITSSVGLVIVVLALFIYAYTTVRGPLADGYDMAREKVINEEVLESVRDVSYYHGEDAFYVIYGTDTDGDDAIAWVPQDEENDTVSVFKEADGISAEDAQNLTESAVNPSKIQSIKLGKEGNTPLYEVKYRTESNQQGYYYVAFQDGSFIKRFSLNND